In the Bordetella genomosp. 10 genome, one interval contains:
- a CDS encoding S41 family peptidase → MGTRKYRSFGLVSVGVVAGVLLSVGVTAVAQRGSPLPLDELRALSNVFGAIKNNYVEPVDDKTLIKNAISGMVSGLDPHSAYLDADAYRDMQTQTQGEFGGLGIEVGAEDGFVKVISPIEDTPAARAGVLAGDLITKIDNASTKGMALNDAVKLMRGAPKSPITLTILRANQPQPIVLHIVRDVIKVRSVRSKMLDDGVAYVRIAQFQEKTGSDLARQLAELGAKQAPKALVLDLRNDPGGLLTSAIGVAGAFLPPDALVVSTDGRTPDARHKYLATPSEYARGETNYLAGLPAWVKTVPMMVLVNVGSASASEIVAGALQDHKRAKVMGNRTFGKGSVQVILPLTEDTAIKLTTSRYFTPSGRSIQATGIEPDYVVADTAEGDLFRLPREADLQHHLDNPLQPKIEFKSSAADEAANPPTKVFEFGGKDDFQLKQAVNALQGKPIQKAQPRTASNQDAKDAKDATAAAAKAGASAPTERMIITPDGVEPSPSKKR, encoded by the coding sequence ATGGGCACTCGCAAGTATCGCAGTTTCGGTCTGGTATCGGTCGGTGTCGTTGCCGGCGTGCTGCTCAGCGTAGGCGTGACCGCCGTCGCACAACGCGGCAGCCCATTGCCCCTGGACGAGCTGCGCGCGCTGAGCAACGTGTTCGGCGCCATCAAGAACAATTACGTCGAGCCGGTCGACGACAAGACCCTGATCAAGAACGCCATCTCCGGCATGGTCTCGGGCCTGGATCCGCACTCCGCCTACCTGGACGCCGACGCCTATCGCGACATGCAGACGCAGACCCAGGGCGAGTTCGGCGGCCTGGGCATCGAAGTGGGCGCCGAGGACGGCTTCGTCAAGGTCATCTCGCCCATCGAGGACACGCCGGCGGCGCGCGCGGGCGTGCTGGCGGGCGACCTGATCACCAAGATCGACAACGCCTCCACCAAGGGCATGGCGCTGAACGACGCCGTCAAGCTGATGCGCGGCGCGCCGAAGTCGCCGATCACGCTCACCATCCTGCGCGCCAACCAGCCGCAGCCCATCGTGCTCCATATCGTGCGCGACGTCATCAAGGTGCGCAGCGTGCGCAGCAAGATGCTGGACGACGGCGTCGCCTACGTGCGCATCGCCCAGTTCCAGGAAAAGACCGGTTCCGACCTGGCCCGCCAGTTGGCCGAGCTGGGCGCCAAGCAGGCGCCGAAGGCGCTGGTGCTGGACCTGCGCAACGATCCCGGCGGCTTGCTGACCAGCGCCATCGGCGTGGCCGGCGCCTTCCTGCCTCCCGACGCGCTGGTGGTCTCGACCGACGGCCGCACCCCGGATGCGCGCCACAAGTACCTGGCCACGCCGTCCGAATACGCCCGCGGCGAGACCAACTACCTGGCCGGCCTGCCGGCCTGGGTCAAGACGGTGCCGATGATGGTGCTGGTCAACGTCGGCTCGGCCTCGGCCTCGGAAATCGTGGCCGGCGCGCTGCAGGACCACAAGCGCGCCAAGGTGATGGGCAACCGCACGTTCGGCAAGGGCTCGGTGCAGGTCATCCTGCCGCTGACCGAGGACACGGCCATCAAGCTGACCACCTCGCGCTACTTCACGCCCAGCGGCCGCTCCATCCAGGCCACCGGCATCGAACCCGACTACGTGGTGGCCGACACCGCCGAAGGCGACCTGTTCCGCCTGCCGCGCGAAGCCGACCTGCAGCATCACCTGGACAACCCGCTCCAGCCCAAGATCGAGTTCAAGTCCTCCGCCGCGGATGAAGCCGCCAATCCGCCGACCAAGGTGTTCGAGTTCGGCGGCAAGGACGACTTCCAGCTCAAGCAGGCCGTCAATGCGCTGCAAGGCAAGCCCATCCAGAAGGCGCAGCCGCGCACCGCGTCCAACCAGGATGCCAAGGACGCCAAGGATGCCACCGCCGCGGCGGCCAAGGCGGGCGCGTCGGCGCCGACCGAGCGCATGATCATCACGCCGGACGGCGTGGAGCCGAGCCCGTCCAAGAAGCGCTGA
- the slmA gene encoding nucleoid occlusion factor SlmA, translated as MASRPGEKKTQILQTLAEMLEQPHAARITTAALAGRMQVSEAALYRHFASKAQMFEGLIEFIETTIFTLVNQINAAEPRGVQQARGMIGMLLSFSEKNKGMTRVLTGDALVTEDNRLQERINHINDRIEASIKQALRTAVEDGGLPADADVAAHASLLTHFVLGRWLRYAQSGWRVPPTAHMEEQLRLTLGAAA; from the coding sequence ATGGCAAGCAGACCCGGCGAGAAAAAAACGCAGATCCTGCAAACGCTGGCCGAGATGCTGGAACAGCCGCACGCGGCGCGCATCACCACCGCCGCGCTGGCCGGCCGCATGCAGGTTTCGGAAGCGGCGCTGTATCGGCATTTCGCGAGCAAGGCCCAGATGTTCGAGGGCCTGATCGAATTCATCGAGACCACCATCTTCACGCTGGTCAACCAGATCAACGCCGCCGAGCCGCGCGGCGTGCAGCAGGCGCGCGGCATGATAGGCATGCTGCTGTCCTTTTCCGAGAAGAACAAGGGCATGACGCGCGTGCTCACGGGCGACGCCCTGGTCACCGAGGACAACCGCCTGCAGGAACGCATCAACCACATCAACGACCGCATCGAGGCCTCGATCAAGCAGGCCCTGCGCACCGCCGTGGAAGACGGCGGCCTGCCGGCGGACGCCGACGTCGCCGCCCACGCCAGCCTGCTCACCCATTTCGTGCTGGGCCGCTGGCTGCGCTACGCGCAGAGCGGCTGGCGCGTGCCGCCGACGGCCCATATGGAAGAACAACTGCGGCTGACGCTGGGCGCGGCCGCCTGA
- a CDS encoding GntR family transcriptional regulator has protein sequence MTRLSAVPDIASPVAQTAPEKAVQALEEDIVLGRLHPRERLIEDDLMQRFDLKRHAVREVLAELARLGLAERRKNIGSEVRSFAPREVVELYEMRELLETQAARLVPCPAEPEALQALIEIQREHDAAVEAEDPRQVFRSNLRFHQALFGMCGNSVLVRAIHEYARQTHPIRFGTLVAPEYRHRSRREHWAMIEALREGRRDDLVALCRAHLQPSRDAYLAANRHLADPPAAIHPETS, from the coding sequence ATGACCCGCCTCTCCGCCGTGCCCGATATCGCTTCCCCCGTCGCGCAGACGGCGCCGGAAAAGGCCGTGCAGGCGTTGGAAGAAGATATCGTGCTGGGCCGCCTGCACCCGCGCGAGCGGCTCATCGAAGACGACCTGATGCAGCGCTTCGACCTCAAGCGCCATGCAGTGCGCGAGGTGCTGGCCGAACTGGCGCGGCTGGGCCTGGCCGAACGGCGCAAGAACATCGGCTCCGAAGTCCGTTCCTTCGCGCCGCGCGAAGTGGTCGAGCTGTACGAGATGCGCGAACTGCTGGAGACGCAGGCGGCGCGGCTGGTGCCCTGCCCGGCCGAGCCCGAGGCGCTGCAAGCCCTCATCGAGATCCAGCGCGAGCACGACGCGGCCGTCGAGGCCGAGGATCCGCGCCAGGTCTTTCGCAGCAACCTGCGCTTCCATCAAGCCCTGTTCGGCATGTGCGGCAACAGCGTGCTGGTGCGCGCCATCCACGAATATGCGCGCCAGACGCACCCGATACGCTTCGGCACGCTGGTGGCGCCCGAATACCGCCACCGTTCCCGCCGCGAGCATTGGGCCATGATAGAGGCGCTGCGCGAAGGACGGCGCGACGACCTGGTCGCCTTGTGCCGCGCGCACTTGCAGCCGTCGCGCGACGCGTACCTGGCGGCGAACCGGCACCTGGCCGATCCGCCGGCGGCCATTCATCCGGAGACATCATGA
- a CDS encoding murein hydrolase activator EnvC family protein, which yields MRLAACLVWSAALVLPAVAAWAAPADLEQRQTEAQRQQSALRDRIQSLQKTIEQRESDRKEAADALRQSETAISQINRRLAELGEQSRQAQADLASLEKQLASQQDVLAQRRAELARQLRAQYTSGLSPWTALLSGDDPQQLGRNLAYLDYVSQARTQTVQALRQDLDRLAQLQGRADARRAEIDKVVAETAEQKNALVVQQKERATVLARIEGQINAQREEATKLGRDDQRMSRLIDDLQSAIEKQAEEARQAEEARRKAEEARRQAEAEAARKAEEARRKAQEDARRKADDARRKAEQAERTAQLARRAQEQKDAAQAREQAEAAARRDAAAAATAARQAAEAEAAAKDAGRPVARGNLEGLKPVEPARQPPVAARPQPPAGQGLRRGLPMPVSGATIQGRFGVGRPDGGTWRGIVLRAPEGAPVHVVAPGTVVYANWLRGFGNLIIVDHGQQYLTVYAYNQSLLKQVGDRVAAGEAIATVGATGGQVESGLYFEVRHGGAPVDPALWLAQ from the coding sequence ATGCGTCTGGCTGCATGCCTGGTATGGTCGGCCGCCCTGGTGCTGCCGGCCGTTGCGGCCTGGGCCGCGCCCGCGGACCTGGAACAGCGCCAGACCGAGGCGCAGCGCCAGCAATCGGCGCTGCGCGACCGTATCCAGTCGCTGCAGAAGACCATCGAGCAGCGCGAGTCGGACCGCAAGGAGGCCGCCGACGCGCTGCGCCAGTCCGAAACGGCCATCTCGCAGATCAACCGCCGCCTGGCGGAGCTGGGCGAGCAGAGCCGGCAGGCCCAGGCCGACCTGGCCAGCCTGGAGAAGCAGCTCGCCAGCCAGCAGGACGTGCTGGCGCAGCGGCGCGCGGAACTGGCGCGCCAACTGCGCGCGCAGTACACCAGCGGCCTGTCGCCCTGGACCGCGCTGCTGTCGGGCGACGACCCCCAGCAACTGGGCCGCAACCTGGCCTACCTGGATTACGTCTCGCAGGCCCGCACGCAAACGGTGCAGGCCCTGCGGCAGGACCTCGACCGGCTGGCCCAGTTGCAGGGCCGCGCCGACGCCCGCCGCGCCGAGATCGACAAGGTGGTGGCGGAAACGGCCGAGCAGAAGAACGCCCTGGTGGTGCAGCAGAAGGAGCGCGCCACGGTGCTGGCGCGCATCGAAGGGCAGATCAACGCCCAGCGCGAGGAAGCCACCAAGCTGGGGCGCGACGACCAGCGCATGAGCCGCCTGATCGACGACCTGCAATCCGCCATCGAGAAACAGGCCGAAGAGGCGCGCCAGGCCGAGGAAGCCCGCCGCAAGGCGGAGGAGGCGCGGCGCCAGGCGGAGGCCGAGGCCGCCCGCAAGGCCGAGGAAGCGCGCCGCAAGGCGCAGGAAGACGCCCGTCGCAAGGCCGACGACGCCCGCCGCAAGGCTGAGCAGGCCGAGCGCACCGCCCAGTTGGCGCGCCGGGCGCAGGAACAGAAGGACGCGGCCCAGGCGCGGGAACAGGCCGAGGCCGCCGCCCGCCGCGATGCGGCCGCCGCCGCCACGGCCGCGCGCCAGGCCGCCGAGGCCGAAGCCGCCGCGAAGGACGCCGGCCGTCCGGTGGCGCGGGGCAATCTCGAAGGCTTAAAACCGGTTGAACCGGCGCGCCAGCCGCCCGTGGCGGCGCGTCCGCAGCCGCCGGCCGGGCAGGGCCTGCGGCGCGGCCTGCCGATGCCGGTGAGCGGCGCCACCATCCAGGGCCGTTTCGGGGTCGGCCGTCCCGACGGCGGCACCTGGCGCGGCATCGTGCTGCGCGCGCCGGAAGGCGCTCCCGTGCACGTGGTGGCCCCCGGCACCGTGGTTTACGCCAATTGGCTGCGGGGCTTCGGCAACCTCATCATTGTCGATCACGGTCAGCAATATTTAACCGTTTACGCTTATAACCAGAGCCTGCTCAAACAGGTGGGCGACCGCGTCGCGGCCGGCGAGGCCATCGCCACGGTCGGCGCCACGGGCGGCCAAGTGGAATCGGGCCTATACTTTGAAGTTCGTCACGGTGGCGCGCCAGTGGACCCAGCCCTTTGGTTGGCCCAGTAG
- a CDS encoding HesA/MoeB/ThiF family protein: protein MDDQQLLRYARHILLDELGIEGQEAFLGARALVVGAGGLGSPAAMYLASAGVGHIVLADDDIVELSNLQRQLLHTTDRLGQPKAASGRATLLALNPGIEVQALERRLLGAELDEQVAAADVVLDCSDNFATRHQINRACVRHRKPLVSGAAIRFDGQVGVFDLRDDAAPCYHCLFPEADDVEEANCATMGVFAPLVGIIGSTQAAEALKLLAGVGTSLSGRLLHLDVRNMQWRSMNVPRDRECAVCAGR from the coding sequence ATGGACGACCAGCAGTTACTGCGCTACGCGCGCCACATCCTGCTCGACGAGCTGGGTATCGAAGGCCAGGAGGCTTTCCTCGGCGCGCGGGCGCTGGTGGTGGGCGCCGGCGGCCTGGGTTCGCCGGCCGCCATGTACCTGGCCAGCGCCGGCGTCGGCCACATCGTGCTGGCGGACGACGACATCGTCGAACTGAGCAATCTTCAGCGCCAGTTGCTGCACACCACGGATCGCCTGGGGCAGCCCAAGGCGGCATCGGGACGCGCCACGCTGCTGGCGCTCAACCCCGGCATCGAGGTGCAGGCGCTCGAACGCCGGCTGCTCGGCGCCGAACTGGACGAGCAGGTCGCGGCCGCCGACGTGGTGCTGGATTGCTCCGACAACTTCGCCACGCGCCACCAGATCAACCGCGCCTGCGTGCGGCACCGCAAGCCGCTGGTCTCCGGCGCGGCCATCCGCTTCGACGGGCAGGTCGGCGTCTTCGACCTGCGCGACGATGCCGCGCCCTGCTACCACTGCCTGTTTCCCGAAGCCGACGACGTCGAGGAGGCCAATTGCGCCACCATGGGCGTGTTCGCGCCGCTGGTCGGCATCATCGGCAGCACGCAGGCCGCCGAGGCGCTCAAGCTGCTGGCGGGCGTGGGCACCAGCCTGTCGGGCCGCCTGCTGCACCTCGACGTGCGCAATATGCAATGGCGCAGCATGAACGTGCCGCGCGATCGCGAATGCGCGGTATGCGCCGGCCGCTGA
- a CDS encoding FAD-binding oxidoreductase: protein MTKTIASQLVEALGADVVTIDPDGIAPWLSDWRGIYKGQAQAVVRPRNVEQVSRCLALCQHAGVPVVPRGGNTGLCGGATPDGSADNVILSLDRMNAVRSLDTVANTLVAEAGCILGNLRRAAQEAGRLLPLSLAAEDSCQIGGNLATNAGGVNVVRYGMTRELVLGVEAVLPNGEVFHGLRPLRKDNTGYDLKQLLIGSEGTLGVITAASLRLLPRADVRAVVLAAVSSSRQALQLFELLYGQCGARLQAFEFFTGDCVDLVLTHAEGVQEPFAQRYPAYVLVELADSVDEDGLNALLEAVMGQALEQELCLDAAVSASLSQLQALWKLREEISEAQRADGPHLKHDISLPIEDIPAFMASCEKRLQAVDAGVRPFIFGHFGDGNLHYNISRPAGAPRTWAAEQGEAITAEVMDEVMRYNGSISAEHGIGQLKREYFHRYKHPLELRLMQDIKKLLDPAGIMNPGKLL from the coding sequence ATGACGAAGACTATTGCTTCCCAACTCGTCGAGGCGCTGGGCGCCGACGTGGTCACCATCGATCCGGACGGCATCGCGCCCTGGCTCTCGGACTGGCGCGGCATCTACAAGGGACAGGCCCAGGCGGTGGTGCGGCCGCGTAACGTCGAGCAGGTCTCGCGCTGCCTGGCCCTGTGCCAGCACGCCGGCGTGCCGGTGGTGCCGCGCGGCGGCAATACGGGGCTGTGCGGCGGCGCCACGCCGGACGGTTCGGCCGACAACGTGATTCTTTCGCTGGACCGCATGAACGCGGTGCGGTCGCTGGACACGGTGGCCAACACGCTGGTGGCCGAGGCCGGCTGCATCCTGGGCAATCTGCGCCGCGCGGCGCAGGAGGCGGGCCGCTTGCTGCCGCTGAGCCTGGCCGCCGAGGATTCCTGCCAGATCGGCGGCAACCTGGCCACCAACGCCGGCGGCGTCAACGTCGTGCGCTACGGCATGACGCGCGAACTGGTGCTGGGCGTGGAGGCCGTGCTGCCCAACGGCGAGGTCTTCCACGGACTGCGGCCCTTGCGCAAGGACAACACGGGCTACGACCTCAAGCAGTTGCTGATCGGCTCCGAAGGGACGCTGGGCGTGATCACCGCGGCCTCGCTGCGCCTGCTGCCGCGCGCGGACGTGCGCGCGGTGGTGCTGGCGGCGGTCTCCTCCTCGCGGCAGGCGCTGCAATTGTTCGAGCTGCTGTACGGCCAATGCGGCGCGCGCCTGCAGGCTTTCGAATTCTTCACGGGCGATTGCGTGGACCTGGTGCTGACGCATGCCGAAGGCGTGCAGGAGCCATTCGCGCAGCGCTATCCGGCCTACGTGCTGGTGGAGCTGGCGGACAGCGTCGACGAGGACGGCCTGAACGCCTTGCTGGAAGCCGTCATGGGCCAGGCCCTGGAACAGGAGCTGTGCCTGGACGCGGCCGTGTCGGCCTCCCTGAGCCAGTTGCAGGCGCTGTGGAAGCTGCGCGAGGAAATCTCCGAGGCGCAGCGCGCCGACGGCCCGCATCTCAAGCACGACATCTCGCTGCCCATCGAGGACATTCCCGCCTTCATGGCGTCGTGCGAGAAGCGCCTGCAAGCGGTGGACGCGGGCGTGCGGCCCTTCATCTTCGGCCACTTCGGCGACGGCAACCTGCACTACAACATCTCGCGCCCGGCCGGCGCGCCGCGCACCTGGGCCGCCGAACAGGGCGAGGCCATCACCGCCGAAGTGATGGACGAAGTCATGCGCTACAACGGCAGCATCAGCGCCGAGCACGGCATCGGCCAGCTCAAGCGCGAGTACTTCCACCGCTACAAGCATCCCCTGGAGCTGCGCTTGATGCAGGACATCAAGAAGCTGCTCGACCCGGCCGGGATCATGAATCCGGGCAAGCTGCTGTAG
- a CDS encoding 3-hydroxyacyl-CoA dehydrogenase family protein — protein MSPAILPAPSACHAVVVGGGTMGADVAVVLARAACRVTVVERDAARHAGILDSVRANLAQRGLERHAAGVSVAAALEDVAWSDVRLVIECVPESLPLKQALFADLTRLAPAGALLASNSSSFPISHIGAGLPTRQRMLGLHFFMPAHLVPLVEVVLSADSDPAAGEALHAFIRRCGMVPVLVRKDVPGFLGNRLQHALTREAFALVQDGVASAEDVDAAVRFGFGFRFLAAGPILQRDHAGLEVHCAATATTYPSLSKADGPFPVLTERVAAGKLGMKTGEGFFKWTPETIAAEKARYAQTLRAALALIESELPPIEP, from the coding sequence ATGAGCCCAGCCATCCTGCCCGCCCCTTCCGCCTGCCATGCCGTCGTCGTCGGCGGCGGCACCATGGGCGCGGACGTCGCCGTGGTGCTGGCGCGCGCCGCCTGCCGCGTGACGGTGGTCGAACGCGACGCCGCGCGCCACGCGGGCATCCTCGACAGCGTGCGCGCGAATCTCGCGCAGCGCGGGCTGGAACGGCATGCCGCGGGCGTGTCCGTGGCGGCGGCGCTGGAGGACGTGGCCTGGTCCGACGTGCGCCTGGTCATCGAATGCGTCCCGGAATCGCTGCCGCTGAAGCAGGCGCTGTTCGCCGACCTGACGCGGCTGGCGCCGGCCGGGGCCTTGCTGGCCAGCAACAGTTCCAGCTTCCCCATCAGCCACATCGGCGCCGGCCTGCCCACGCGCCAACGCATGCTGGGCCTGCACTTCTTCATGCCGGCGCACCTGGTGCCGCTGGTCGAAGTGGTGCTGTCGGCCGACAGCGACCCGGCCGCGGGCGAGGCCCTGCATGCCTTCATACGCCGCTGCGGCATGGTGCCGGTGCTGGTGCGCAAGGACGTGCCGGGCTTTCTCGGCAACCGGTTGCAGCATGCGTTGACGCGCGAAGCCTTCGCGCTGGTGCAGGACGGCGTGGCGAGCGCGGAGGACGTCGACGCCGCCGTGCGTTTCGGTTTCGGCTTCCGCTTTCTCGCCGCGGGGCCCATCCTGCAGCGCGACCACGCCGGCCTGGAAGTCCATTGCGCCGCCACCGCCACCACCTACCCCTCGCTGTCCAAGGCCGACGGCCCCTTCCCCGTCCTCACCGAACGCGTCGCCGCCGGCAAGCTGGGCATGAAGACCGGCGAAGGCTTCTTCAAATGGACGCCGGAGACCATCGCCGCGGAGAAGGCGCGCTACGCGCAGACCTTGCGCGCGGCGCTGGCGCTGATCGAAAGCGAACTGCCGCCGATCGAGCCGTGA
- a CDS encoding Bug family tripartite tricarboxylate transporter substrate binding protein: protein MRSNRVQSLRVLTADGAAPASATRRAALAGALALAGVLAAAAPPAAQAAAYPDKPIRLIVPYPPGGATDVIGRVAAQALGQELNQSVVVENRAGATGNIGAAAVAAAPPDGYTLLMGALTSHSINAALYGSKVPYDLQKSFAPVSMLGRVPLVFVVNPQVPAKNLQELIALAKSKPGQLTFASSGNGSPQHLAGELFKVAAGVDMLHVPYRGSGPAMTDLVGGQVLTMIETAPAAQPQIKAGNLRPLAAASATRIPTLPDLPTASEAGLQGFEVSSMFGILAPAGTPPAVVDKLNGALKKVLSSDAVKKQMLEQGVIAEYATPQGTAQEIKAEIDKWTMVIQKANIKPEQ, encoded by the coding sequence ATGCGATCCAACCGCGTGCAATCCCTGCGCGTTCTCACGGCGGACGGGGCCGCCCCGGCCTCGGCCACCCGACGCGCCGCCCTCGCCGGCGCCTTGGCGCTGGCCGGCGTCCTGGCCGCTGCCGCGCCGCCGGCGGCCCAGGCGGCCGCTTACCCGGACAAGCCCATCCGCCTGATCGTGCCTTATCCGCCGGGCGGCGCCACCGACGTGATCGGCCGCGTCGCCGCCCAGGCCCTGGGCCAGGAGCTGAACCAGTCGGTGGTGGTGGAGAACCGCGCGGGCGCCACCGGCAACATCGGGGCGGCGGCCGTGGCGGCCGCGCCGCCGGACGGCTATACGCTGCTGATGGGCGCCCTGACCAGCCATTCGATCAATGCCGCCCTCTACGGCAGCAAGGTGCCCTACGACCTGCAGAAGAGCTTCGCGCCGGTCTCGATGCTGGGCCGGGTGCCGCTGGTCTTCGTGGTCAATCCCCAGGTGCCGGCCAAGAATCTCCAGGAACTCATCGCCCTGGCCAAGTCCAAGCCGGGACAACTGACCTTCGCCTCGTCGGGCAACGGTTCGCCGCAGCACCTGGCCGGCGAGCTGTTCAAGGTGGCGGCGGGGGTCGACATGCTGCACGTCCCCTACCGGGGCAGCGGCCCCGCCATGACCGACCTGGTGGGCGGCCAGGTGCTGACCATGATCGAGACCGCGCCCGCCGCGCAGCCGCAGATCAAGGCCGGCAACCTGCGTCCGCTGGCGGCGGCGTCGGCCACGCGCATTCCCACGCTGCCCGACCTGCCCACCGCCTCCGAGGCCGGCCTGCAAGGTTTCGAGGTCAGTTCCATGTTCGGGATCCTGGCGCCGGCCGGCACGCCGCCGGCCGTGGTCGACAAGCTCAACGGCGCCTTGAAGAAGGTGCTGTCCAGCGACGCGGTGAAGAAGCAGATGCTGGAGCAGGGCGTCATCGCCGAGTACGCCACGCCGCAGGGCACGGCACAGGAAATCAAGGCGGAAATCGACAAATGGACCATGGTGATCCAGAAGGCGAACATCAAGCCGGAACAGTAG
- a CDS encoding IlvD/Edd family dehydratase — translation MSDKDDPQGMRKGLTSYGDAGFSLFLRKAFIKGAGYTDHALDRPVIGIVNTGSAYNPCHGNAPQLIEAVKRGVLMAGGLPMDFPTISVHESFSSPTSMYLRNLMSMDTEEAILAQPMDAVVMIGGCDKTVPAQLMGAASANVPAIELVTGSMLTSSHRGERVGACTDCRRYWGKYRAEEIDDEEIVEVNNRLVGSVGTCSVMGTASTMACITEALGMMVPGGASAPAVTADRVRVAEVTGATAVQLARDKLTPDRIMTAKAFENALRVLLSIGGSTNGIIHLTAIAGRMGYEVDLARVDALSRETPVLVDLKPSGQHYMEDFHKAGGMQALLRELRPLLHLDALTVTGRTLGEELDAAPAPFAQDVIRPFAQPIYPQGGIAVLKGNLAPGGAIIKQSAAAPALMEHEGRAVVFENAEDLAQRVDDPDLDVKPEDILVLKMIGPKGAPGMPEAGYMPIPRKLAKAGVKDMVRISDGRMSGTAAGTIVLHVTPESAVGGPLAYVRSGDRIRLSVANREISLLVDDAELARRAAEQPQETPAAPRGYRKLFLQSVTQADQGVDFDFLRAAEIRGKIPGSR, via the coding sequence ATGAGCGACAAAGACGATCCCCAAGGCATGCGCAAGGGCCTGACCAGCTACGGCGATGCCGGCTTTTCCCTGTTCCTGCGCAAGGCCTTCATCAAGGGCGCCGGCTATACCGACCATGCCCTGGACCGGCCGGTCATCGGCATCGTCAACACCGGCAGCGCCTACAACCCCTGCCATGGCAACGCGCCGCAACTGATCGAGGCGGTCAAGCGCGGCGTGCTGATGGCCGGCGGCCTGCCGATGGATTTCCCCACCATCTCCGTCCACGAGAGCTTTTCCTCGCCGACCAGCATGTACCTGCGCAACCTGATGTCCATGGACACCGAGGAAGCCATCCTCGCGCAGCCCATGGACGCGGTGGTGATGATAGGCGGCTGCGACAAGACGGTGCCGGCGCAGTTGATGGGCGCGGCCTCGGCCAACGTGCCGGCCATCGAGCTGGTCACCGGCTCGATGCTGACCAGCTCGCACCGCGGCGAGCGCGTCGGCGCCTGCACCGATTGCCGCCGCTATTGGGGCAAGTACCGCGCCGAGGAAATCGACGACGAGGAAATCGTCGAGGTCAACAACCGCCTGGTCGGCAGCGTCGGCACCTGTTCGGTGATGGGCACGGCCAGCACCATGGCGTGCATCACCGAGGCCCTGGGCATGATGGTGCCCGGCGGCGCCTCGGCGCCCGCGGTGACGGCCGACCGCGTGCGCGTGGCGGAAGTGACCGGCGCCACCGCCGTGCAACTGGCGCGCGACAAGCTGACGCCGGACCGCATCATGACGGCCAAGGCCTTCGAGAATGCGTTGCGCGTGCTGCTGTCCATCGGCGGCTCGACCAACGGCATCATCCACCTGACCGCCATCGCCGGCCGCATGGGCTACGAAGTCGACCTGGCGCGCGTCGACGCGCTCAGCCGTGAAACGCCGGTGCTGGTGGACCTGAAACCGTCCGGCCAGCACTACATGGAGGATTTCCACAAGGCCGGCGGCATGCAGGCCCTGCTGCGCGAACTGCGGCCCTTGCTGCACCTGGACGCGCTGACGGTGACCGGCCGCACGCTGGGCGAGGAACTGGACGCCGCCCCGGCGCCCTTCGCGCAGGACGTCATCCGGCCCTTTGCCCAGCCCATCTATCCGCAAGGCGGCATCGCCGTGCTCAAGGGCAACCTGGCGCCGGGCGGCGCCATCATCAAGCAGTCGGCGGCGGCGCCGGCGCTGATGGAGCACGAGGGCCGCGCGGTCGTGTTCGAAAACGCGGAGGACCTGGCGCAACGCGTCGACGACCCCGACCTGGACGTCAAGCCCGAGGATATCCTGGTGCTCAAGATGATCGGCCCGAAGGGCGCGCCGGGCATGCCCGAGGCGGGCTACATGCCGATCCCACGCAAGCTGGCCAAGGCCGGGGTCAAGGACATGGTGCGCATTTCCGACGGCCGCATGAGCGGCACGGCGGCCGGCACCATCGTGCTGCACGTGACGCCCGAGTCCGCCGTGGGCGGCCCGCTGGCCTATGTCCGCAGCGGCGACCGCATCCGCCTGAGCGTGGCCAACCGCGAGATCAGCCTGCTGGTGGACGACGCCGAGCTGGCGCGCCGCGCGGCCGAGCAGCCGCAGGAAACGCCGGCCGCGCCGCGCGGCTACCGCAAGCTGTTCCTGCAATCCGTGACCCAGGCCGACCAGGGCGTGGACTTCGACTTTTTGCGGGCCGCCGAGATTCGCGGGAAAATCCCGGGTTCACGCTGA